The Pseudomonadota bacterium region GGACCGCCAATACGCCCATGTCGTTCGCTTCTATGATGTCCGGGAAAAGAAATTAATATTGCTTTCCGATATTGTAGCGCAGGAGATGGTCTGCTTCTTCGAATAAAAATTTAATCAGCTTTTTTGACGTCTTTATTCTTTTTTGCGGAATAATTTTGGATCAATTCCCAGTTTAGCAATTTTATATTGAACGATTCTTTTGGTAGTTCCCAGGATTTTCGCGGCTTTGGTTTGATTTCCCCCTGTAATATACAGAGTATCAACAATCAGAGATCTTTCCTGCGCTTCAACAAGAGAAGACAGCTTGCCGCGTTCTTTTCTCTCCACTTTGCTTTCCCTGACATGCAAAGAGGGCGGCAGATATGAACTTTCAATGGTATCGGTATTGGATAAGAGAACCGCCCGTTCAATACAGTTTTCCAGCTCCCGCACATTACCCGGCCATTTATGGGATAAGAATGCTTCTATCGCCGCAGTGGATATTTTTTTAACATGTTTACCCATCTCCGCGCTGTACTTCAAAACAAAATGATCAGCTAAAAGTATGATATCGCTGCCTCTTTCGCGCAAAGGGGGCAGATATACGGGAAAAACATTCAGGCGGTAAAATAAATCAGCGCGAAAACGTTCCGCCAGAATGTCCTGTTCCAGGTTTCTGTTTGTCGCCGCGATAATGCGGACATCAACATTAACAACTCTTGAAGAACCAAGCGGCTGAAATCTTTTTTCCTGCAAAACGCGCAAAAGCTTTACCTGAGCGGCAGCGGAAAGTTCTCCTACTTCATCTAAGAAAATAGTACCCCCGTTGGCTTCTTCAAAACGCCCGCGACGCTGTTGCAGTGCGCCGGTAAATGCTCCTCTTTCATGACCGAAAAGTTCGCTTTCAATCAGTGTGTCAGGAATTGCCGTGCAATTAACCTGCACCAGAGGCCCGGCCTTACGCGGAGAGTTCATATGAATTGCATTAGCGATCAATTCCTTGCCCGTTCCAGTCTCTCCTGTTATTAAAACAGTTGTTCTGGAATCGGCTACCTGGGCGATTAAACCGAATACTTCCTGCATGGGTTTGGAATGGCCTATAATATCTATCGAAGGCGCTCGTGAGCTACCGACAATTTTTCTCAACCGCCTGTTTTCTTCTTCTAAAGCTCTGACATGGACAAATTTGGCCATTAATTCCGATACAGCGGAAAGCATCGCCAGTTCCTTGTCCAGATTTTTCACTTCGCGGGCGACCTTATCGGCAGATAAAACACCAACAACATGGTCATCATACATAATGGGAACACAAAGAAATGCCAGTTCCGACCTGTTTAAGTGACGCCGTGCACCGGTACGGTCTAAAAAGTGAGTGGCGTGCCCCAGATTAGCCACAGCCATTGGTCTTCCTGTCTGGGCGACTTCGCCGGTAATGCCTTCTCCGGGTTTGTATGTCACATCCATTCCTTCGATATTTACATCATGGGCAATATCCAGCCAGACCTCATTTTTTTCGCGGTCAAACAGAGAGATCATCCCTCTCTGCATTCCCAGACGTAAACTCATTTCCTGCAGAACCTGCTCCAGTCCGTCACGCAAGTCTGCAGGCCGGGCTAATATTTTAGCTATTGCGTGCAAAGCGGCCAGTTCTTCATAACTATGAATACTCAATTTGCGCTCTTTCTCCAAAATAATTTTTTGTACTTTTGTTCATAGCAGGTTCAGCTATTCTTGAAAATATTTTGGAACAAAATTGTTCCAATAGCAATAGTTTTTCGCCTTTTTTAAATAAATTCGAATGAAAAGCCCTTGCTGTTTTTGCTTACCCGTTGTTACAGCCTATCTTATCGATTTTCAGAGGAGGTTAAAGTCCATGAATTGAACATCAAAGACCGGCAACAGTTTACAAGGATTAATGGGCTTTCTAAAGCTATCCGTATTCCCCCAATGTCAAGAATAAAGATTTGACCCCCATGATTCTATTGACTTTTCCTTGCATTTTTATAAAGTTTGGAG contains the following coding sequences:
- a CDS encoding sigma 54-interacting transcriptional regulator, translated to MSIHSYEELAALHAIAKILARPADLRDGLEQVLQEMSLRLGMQRGMISLFDREKNEVWLDIAHDVNIEGMDVTYKPGEGITGEVAQTGRPMAVANLGHATHFLDRTGARRHLNRSELAFLCVPIMYDDHVVGVLSADKVAREVKNLDKELAMLSAVSELMAKFVHVRALEEENRRLRKIVGSSRAPSIDIIGHSKPMQEVFGLIAQVADSRTTVLITGETGTGKELIANAIHMNSPRKAGPLVQVNCTAIPDTLIESELFGHERGAFTGALQQRRGRFEEANGGTIFLDEVGELSAAAQVKLLRVLQEKRFQPLGSSRVVNVDVRIIAATNRNLEQDILAERFRADLFYRLNVFPVYLPPLRERGSDIILLADHFVLKYSAEMGKHVKKISTAAIEAFLSHKWPGNVRELENCIERAVLLSNTDTIESSYLPPSLHVRESKVERKERGKLSSLVEAQERSLIVDTLYITGGNQTKAAKILGTTKRIVQYKIAKLGIDPKLFRKKE